The following are encoded together in the Vidua macroura isolate BioBank_ID:100142 chromosome 6, ASM2450914v1, whole genome shotgun sequence genome:
- the COCH gene encoding cochlin yields the protein MWLSVLLLGAFLLSGPVRGSDGSASTAITCFTRGLDLRKGTEDVLCPANCPLWQFYVFGDGVYASLSSVCGAAIHSGVITNTGGAVRVQTLPGQESYPAVNANGIQSQVLSRWASSFSVTAGTKKAALEAVGRSVSTARPSTGKRPKKTLDKKAGNKDCKADIAFLIDGSYNIGQRRFNLQKNFVGKVAVMLGIGTEGPHVGVVQASEHPKIEFYLKNFTATKEVLFAIKELGFRGGNSNTGKALKYTAQKFFSLENGARKGIPKIIVVFLDGWPSDDLEEAGIVAREFGVNVFIVSVAKPTTEELGMVQDIGFVDKAVCRNNGFFSYQMPTWFGTTKYVKPLVQKLCSHEQMLCSKTCYNSVNIGFLIDGSSSIGETNFRLVLEFVSNVAKAFEISDIGSKVAAVQFTYNQRIEFSFTDYVTKEKVLSAIRNIQYMSGGTATGDAITFTTRSVFGPVKDGPNKNFLIVLTDGQSYDDVRGPAAAAQKAGITVFSVGVAWAPLDDLKEMASEPRESHTFFTREFTGLEQMVPDIIRGICKDFLDSKQ from the exons ATGTGGCTCTCGGTCCTGCTCCTCG GCGCCTTCCTGCTCTCCGGCCCGGTGCGCGGCAGCGACGGCTCGG caTCTACTGCTATCACGTGCTTTACAAGAGGACTTGACCTTAGAAAGGGGACAGAAGATGTCCTTTGCCCAGCAAACTGTCCTCTGTGGCAATTTTATGTCTTTGGGGATGGAGTTTATGCCTCTCTTTCGAGTGTCTGTGGAGCTGCCATACACAG TGGGGTGATTACCAACACAGGAGGAGCTGTAAGGGTACAGACTCTCCCAGGACAGGAAAGCTACCCTGCTGTAAATGCCAATGGGATCCAGTCTCAGGTGCTCTCTAGATGGGCTTCATCTTTCTCAGTGACTG CAGGTACCAAGAAAGCAGCTCTTGAAGCAGTTGGGCGATCGGTGTCAACAGCCCGTCCTTCTACAG GTAAAAGGCCTAAGAAGACTCTTGATAAAAAGGCTGGAAACAAAG ACTGTAAAGCTGATATTGCATTTCTCATTGATGGAAGCTACAACATTGGCCAACGTAGGTTTAACTTGCAGAAAAACTTTGTTGGAAAAGTAGCTGTAATGTTGGGAATTGGAACAGAAGGGCCTCATGTTGGAGTTGTACAGGCCAG tGAACATCCAAAAATTGAATTCTATCTGAAAAATTTTACTGCTACAAAAGAAGTTTTGTTTGCCATAAAGGAATTAGGCTTCAGAGGAGGCAATTCCAATACAG GCAAAGCTTTGAAGTACACAGCTCAGAAATTCTTCTCTTTGGAAAATGGAGCACGGAAGGGAATTCCCAAGATCATTGTAGTGTTTCTGGATGGCTGGCCCTCAGATGATCTAGAAGAAGCCGGCATAGTGGCCAGAGAATTTGGAGTCAACGTGTTCATTGTGTCTGTAGCAAAGCCCACaacagaggagctgggaatggtaCAGGACATTGGTTTTGTTGACAAA GCTGTCTGTCGAAACAATGGCTTCTTCTCTTACCAAATGCCCACCTGGTTTGGTACTACCAAATATGTAAAACCTCTTGTCCAAAAACTGTGCTCACATGAGCAGATGTTGTGTAGCAAGACTTGCTACAATTCCGTCAACATTGGTTTCCTGATAGACGGTTCCAGCAGCATCGGAGAGACCAACTTCCGCCTCGTGCTTGAGTTCGTGAGCAACGTGGCAAAAGCTTTTGAGATCTCTGACATTGGCTCCAAGGTGGCAGCTGTGCAGTTCACCTACAACCAGAGAATCGAGTTCAGCTTCACAGACTACGTCACCAAGGAAAAGGTCCTCTCGGCCATCCGCAACATCCAGTACATGAGCGGCGGCACTGCCACTGGCGATGCCATTACTTTCACAACCAGGAGTGTGTTTGGGCCAGTGAAAGATGGGCCTAACAAGAATTTCCTCATTGTTCTGACTGATGGTCAGTCTTATGATGATGTTAGAggacctgctgcagctgcacaaaaAGCAG GAATAACAGTCTTCTCTGTTGGTGTTGCCTGGGCACCTTTGGATGATCTGAAAGAAATGGCTTCTGAACCAAGAGAATCTCACACTTTCTTCACCAGGGAGTTCACGGGATTGGAGCAGATGGTTCCTGATATTATTAGAGGCATCTGTAAAGACTTTTTGGACtctaaacaataa